In one Lolium rigidum isolate FL_2022 chromosome 3, APGP_CSIRO_Lrig_0.1, whole genome shotgun sequence genomic region, the following are encoded:
- the LOC124701968 gene encoding tricetin 3',4',5'-O-trimethyltransferase-like encodes MGSTAAEIAASADEEACMYALQLGSSSILPMTLKNTIELGLLETLMAAGGKSLTPTEVAAKLPCAANPEAPDMVDRMLRLLASYNVVSCLVEEGTDGRLSRRYGAAPVCKFLTPNEDGVSMAALALMNQDKVLMESWYYLKDAVLDGGIPFNKAYGMSAFEYHGTDPRFNRVFNEAMKNNSIIITKKLLQLYDGFQGLGTLVDVGGGVGATVAAITAHYPTIKGINFDLPHVISEAPPFPGVTHVGGDMFKKVPSGDAILMKWILHDWSDQHCATLLKNCYDALPANGKVVLVECILPVHPEAKPSSQGVFHVDMIMLAHNPGGRERYEREYEALARGAGFAGFKSTYIYANAWAIEFTK; translated from the exons ATGGGCTCCACCGCAGCCGAAATTGCCGCGTCCGCCGACGAGGAGGCGTGCATGTACGCCCTCCAGCTCGGCTCGTCGTCGATCCTCCCAATGACGCTGAAGAACACCATCGAGCTTGGCCTCCTGGAGACCCTCATGGCCGCCGGCGGGAAGTCGCTGACCCCCACCGAGGTGGCCGCAAAGCTCCCGTGCGCGGCGAACCCGGAAGCACCAGACATGGTGGACCGCATGCTCCGGCTGCTGGCGTCGTACAACGTAGTGTCGTGCCTTGTGGAGGAGGGTACGGACGGCCGCCTCTCCCGGCGGTACGGCGCCGCGCCGGTGTGCAAGTTCCTCACCCCCAACGAGGACGGCGTCTCCATGGCGGCGCTCGCGCTCATGAACCAGGACAAGGTCCTTATGGAGAGCTG GTACTACCTGAAGGACGCGGTCCTTGACGGCGGCATCCCGTTCAACAAGGCGTACGGCATGTCGGCGTTCGAGTACCACGGCACAGACCCGCGCTTCAACCGCGTGTTCAACGAAGCGATGAAGAACaattccatcatcatcaccaagaagctcctccagcTCTACGACGGCTTCCAGGGCCTCGGCACCCTCGTCGatgtcggcggcggcgtcggcgccacCGTGGCCGCCATCACCGCACACTACCCCACCATCAAGGGGATCAACTTCGATCTCCCCCACGTCATCTCCGaggcgccgccgttcccgggcgTCACCCACGTCGGCGGCGACATGTTCAAGAAGGTGCCCTCGGGCGACGCCATCCTGATGAAGTGGATCCTCCACGACTGGAGCGACCAGCATTGCGCCACGCTGCTCAAGAACTGCTACGACGCGCTGCCAGCGAACGGCAAGGTGGTGCTGGTGGAGTGCATCCTGCCCGTGCACCCGGAGGCCAAGCCCAGCTCGCAGGGGGTGTTCCACGTCGACATGATCATGCTCGCGCACAACCCCGGTGGCAGGGAGAGGTACGAGAGGGAGTACGAGGCGCTCGCCAGGGGAGCTGGCTTCGCCGGCTTCAAGTCCACATACATCTACGCCAACGCCTGGGCCATCGAGTTCACCAAGTAG